AAGGCCTGGGCGCGTCGATGGCGCCCGCGTGATGCGCTCTTGCAAGCCATGGAGCGGGCTCGCGGGCACGCGGCATCGCTGCCCGCGGTCACCGGCAAGGCCCCCGCGTCTTCTTGCACGCACGTCGTTTCGTGGCGCACCGATGCGGGAGCCTTCGACTTCGTCCTTGAGCTCGCCGCCCCGCCGCACGAGGGCGACGCCGCGCCGGAGCGTTGTCGGCAAGGTGGACGCCGGCGCGATGACGCTGCCCTGGACCTGGCCACCCTCCTTGGTGCGTCGTTCGCCGAGGCTTCGGAGGCGACCGACGCGGCGTAGCTCGCTGAGAGGCTGCACTCGAGCTTGCCGCGATCCGGCTTCGGGTACTGCCGGCCCGTGAAGTCGATCGTCAAGTGGGCCGGCGGGAAGTCGCGGCTCTTGCCCGAGCTTCTGAAGAACGTGCCGAAGTCGATCGACACGTACGTCGAGCCGTTTGCTGGTGGTGCCGCGCTCTTCTTCGAGCTTGCGCGACGCACCCGCGACAAGGACGGCGCCGGTCAGTTTCGGCACGCACGGCTCGCGGACCGGAACGCGGAGCTTGTGACCTGTTACCGTGCCGTGCGCGACTCCGTCGAGGACGTCGTCGAGGCGCTCCAGCCGTATCGCTACGATCGGGGAGCTCTACTACGCGACGCGCGCCCAAGACCCCAAGGCGATGAGCGACGCCGCCCGGGCGGCGCGGCTCTTGTTCCTCAACCGGACTTGCTAACGGGCTCTGGCGCGTCAACTCGAAGGGGCAGTTCAACGTGCCCTTTGGTCGCCACACGAACCCCACCATCTTGGATGCGGAGCACCTGCGTGAGGCGTCGAAGCTTCTCGCGGGCGTCGAGATTCTCCTGCGGATTTCCGAGGCGACGGCCGGCGTAACACGCCGCGACTTCTTTACTTCGACCCGCCCTACGTGCCCGTGTCCAAGACCGCCGACTTCACCGCCTACTCAGCCGAAAAGTTTGGCCCCGACGAGCAACAGCGCTTGTCGGCCGAGCTCCGTGCCCTCAAAACGCGTGGTGTGCGTGCCCTGCTCTCGAACGCCGACACGAAGGAGACGCGCAGGCTCTGACGGCCTCCCATGCGCACCGTGCAGATGCGGAGGCACATCAATCGCGATCCGATGAAGCGCGGCGACGCCGCCGAGCTCATCGTCACGACCTGGTCCGAGAAGTCGAAGGTGCTCTCATCATGAACGCAGGACCGGAAGAGCAGCTCCTCGCGCGGCGCGTCAAGGCGGAGCTCAGAAAGCGCATGCGTGGCCTGCGCAAGACGGCGTCGCTCGCTGCGTGCGAGGAGCGTTCGCGAGAGATCCGTGAACGGCTCGCGTCGCTCGAGGTCGTGAAGGACGCGCAGCGCGTCGCGCTCTTCTGGCCCATCGAAGACAAGCACGAGGTCGACCTCCGACCCCTCGACACGACCCTCCGCGGCCGCGGTGTTCAGATTGCCTATCCGGCCATCGATCCCGATACCGGCGTCATGACGTTTCGCTTTGCGAGTCCCGACGAGTTGAGGAGGCCGGGTTCGGATTCTCCGAGCCCCGTCAGCGCGCCGGAAGCCGACGAGCTCGACCTGTCGTCGTGCCCGCGCTTGCCGTCGCGCCCACGGGCCATCGCCTCGGCTACGGCGCGGGCTACTACGATCGAACGCTCCCGCGGTTTCGGCCTCCGGCGACCGCCGTCGTCGTGGCCTTCGAGTATCAACTGCTGATGGAGGTGCCCGCTACGCCGACCGACGTGGCCTGCGACTACGTGGTCACCGACAAGCGAGTCCTCGCGGTGTCCGTCGAAACGGCGCGATGACCCGCGTCCGCCGAGCCGCGTCGCCGTTTCAGGACTTCTTTTGCTGGCAGCTGGGGCAGACGCCGTAGAGCTCGTGCTTGTGGGTGCGGAGCGCGTAGCCATAGCGGCGCGCGATGTCTTCTGGAGGCCTCGATCTTTGGCTCCTCGAACTCGGTGATGTCGCCGCATTCGACGCAAATGAGGTGGTCGTGGTGCGCTGAGTCGTCGGCGAGCTCGCAGCGGGTGAGGCCGTCTCCGAACTGGCGTTCGTGCGCGACGCCGCACTCGGCGAGCAGCTTGAGGGCAGTACACGGTGGCGTAGCCGACGCCCGGTTGTTCGGCCCGCACCTGCGCCAAGAGCTCCTCGATGGAGACGTGGTTGGGCGCACGAAAGAACGCTTCCACGATGGCACGTCTTTGGTCCGTGGAGCGCAGGCCCTGCTTGGCCAGTGCGCCATCAAGACCTCGCGGAAGTGATCGAGCACCGCCTCGCGATCGACGGGCGTTTCGTGGGCCGCCTTGCGCCCTTCGGTGGCCCGCGGGGCGCGCGGCGGATCGCTCGTGCTCTTGGATTTGCCGGTGACCATTGGCGAAGGACGAAGGGTAGAGCAAACGAGCCGCCCGTGTCGCCTCGATCGTCCTCCGCGCTACGATGCGGCCATGTTGCGGTCGGCCAGCCGTGCAGCGCCCTCTGGGGGGGGCGGGCTTGCCGTGCTCTTGGTTGTGGCGAGCCCGCGCCCGGCCGCCGCGGCGGATCGCGAGCTGACGTACGACCTCGGGCTCGATCTCACGGTCACCCTGGCGGCGGCCGGCGCCGTCGCCGTCTCCGAGCTCGGGAAGGATCGCCTGGGCCCCGGCGCGTGCCGGCTCTGCTCTCGTGACGGTGAGCGAGACACGTTGAACGCCATCGACCGCGAAGCTCGGCGCGCGCTCGTCTTCAAGCCTTCGGCTCAAGAGACGGCGCACGTGCTCAGCACGGTCTTGGCGGGAGCCCTGCCGGCGGCCGCGCTCGGGACCAACATCGCTGCCGCTCGCGCCGACGACACGGCCTCCAAAGCGCGAGTGGGCGCCGATGCCCTCGTGGTCTCGGAGGCGGTCGTGCTCGCTCGCGGTCAATCAGCTCACGAAGTTCGTCGTCGCGCGGGAGCGGCCGTATGCGCACTTCCGGAGTCCCGCCGAGCGCGCGCTGCTCGCGAAGGTCGACGACAACCTCTCGTTTTACTCGGGCACACGGCGCTAGCTTTTTCTTCCGTGGGTGCGAGCGCGGACGGTTCTCGCTATGCACGGCTCCAAGCTCGCCCCGCTGGTGCTCGGCGCGGGCCTGCCGCTCGCGGCGTTGACGGGGGCTGCGCATCGCCGCCGACCGGCACTACCTGAGCGACGTCCTCGTTGGTGCGGCGATGGGCGCCGCCATGGGCGTCTTCGTGCCCTACCTCTTTCATCGCCCGGGTACGGACGGCGGGCCTGCGAGCGCGCCCTCGTCCGCGCCGGGAAGCGCGCCCGCGACCTTTTCACTGGGGGGCGCGTTCTGAGCCCGATGCACCCGCGTGCCCGCAGTCGCACGAAACCCGAAGGCTCGGAGCTCAGGGGCGCTCGATGGGCAGGCCCTCAGCCTCCCACGCGAGAAAGCCGCCCTCGACGAACGCGACGGGGACGCCTTGCTCGGCCAGCCGCGCGGCAAGCTCCTTGGTCTTGTCGCCGGAGCGGCAATAGAGGACCGGCCGGTCCGCGATCATGTAGAGCTCCGCCAGCCGGGTCTCGAGCTCAGTGCCGTCCAGGTGTTTGGCGCCGGGAATGCGCGCGCGGCCGTACGCGCTCGCGTCACGCGTATCCACGGGGACGACGGCGCCGGCCTTCAGCAGCTCGGCGAGCTCGCGCGCCTTGATGGCGCCTTCCGCGCGCGGCAAGAACGGCTCGACCATGTCTTTGAGCTGCTTCTTGCGCAGGGCGCCGACCTGCGCGTCGACGATGCGGCCTTCGGCGAAGACCATGAACGTGGGCACCGATTGCACGCGAAGCTGCTGAGCAATGACCGGCGACTTGTCGACGTCGACCTTCACGACCTTGAGCTTGCCGCGGAGCTTCCGGCCAGGGCCTCGACCTCCGGCGCGATGGCCTTGCACGGCTGGCACCATTCGGCCGAAAACTCGATGAGAACGGCCGTCTGGCTGCGCAGGACTTCTTTCTCGAATTCCCGCTCGCTGACGTTGACGATGTCCGAATTGCTCGCGCCGCCGCCCGCCGGAGGCCGTCCTGCGTTTCCACCGATGATCATGGGGCTGGCAACATAAGGACCAGGTTGCCGGGTGTCCACCTCTGGCGGCCTCTGGCGCCTCTGGCGGCCTCTGGCGGGGAGGGGGCGAGGGCGGGGAGGATTCCTCACTCGAACCCGAATGCCGTTTGGACGTCAGGCGTTGCCTACGGCCACAGGCCTCGCTTCACGCGACGGCCGCGATGCGAGGCGAGGGAGGAGAGCCGGTGGATTTTATTCCGAGCTGGGAGCTGCGGGCCTTTCTGGCGAGCACGTCCGCCATGGTCGTGGGCGGCGTCTACGCCTGCAGGGTCAAGGATCGCGGCGTCCGGGAGTCGGTTTGCACCGCAGCGCTCGCAGTGTTTCCGTCTTCGTCTGGGCCTTGCTCCGAGACGTTCTCATGCCAAGTGCCCGCCACCTCCGGCAGGAGCCGCCCTGCCGCCCTCTGGTACTTGTGGATGTTGCTCGGCGGCATAGCGCTTCTGTCGATTCTCATCGACCGCGCCCCCGTGCTCGCGCGAAACGCGCTGCTGCCTTTCGTGTTCATCGCGTTTGTTGGCGCGTGGGGTATCGGCTGCGCGGAGGGCTGCGACGCCGCGGCCGGCATTTGACCGCGTCGACGCGACGCGCCCTCACTTCTGCGGCGCTTCCGAGGCGAGCCTCGGATCGAGCAGGTCGCGCAGCGCTTCCGCCACCACGTTGATGGAAACGAGGCACGAGAACAAGAGCACGCCGGGAAGGATCAAGAGCCACGGCGAGCCGCCGGTGCGGCTCACGTCGCTGAGCATCGCGCCCCAGGACGGCGTGCCCTCGGGGACGCCGACGCAAAACGAGAGCGACGCTTCCACGAGCACCACGGACCCTGAGGGCAAACGTCACGGCCACGAGCACCGGACCCTTGACGTTGGGCGCCACGTGCAGCGTCAAGATGCGGAGCGGTGATGCGCCGAGGGCACGGGCCGCCGTGACGTAGTCGCGCGACACGACGCTGAGCATCTCGGCGCGGACCACGCGGGCGATCCGGCCAGCGGATAAGGCCGATGACGGCGAGCATCGTGAGCAGCGTGGGCTTGGGCAACATCGCCTGAATCGCCAAGACGAGCACCAGCGGCGGAAAGGCCGTGAGCGTCTCGATGAGCCGTGTGAGCACGCCATCGACGATGCCGCCAAAGAAGCCCGCGGCGGCGCCGAAGAGCGTGCCGATGAAGACGAAAGCGAGGGCGCAGGCGAGCGCCAACGTGATCCGTCGTGCGCGTCGCGTAGACGGCCCGCGCGAGACGTCGCGTCCCTTGGCGTCGGTGCCGAGAAGATGGCCAGCTCCTCCTTCGGCCCGCGTCTCCGCGCCGTAGCGGACCGGCGGGAAGACCATCGTGTCGGCGGCCGTCCGCGACCGCTCGAGGGTTGGCAATTCTGGTTCGCGAGCTCCGGCGGCCGCGTGACGGCGGGGAGGACGAAGGTCTTGCCGCCGATGCGAGCAAAGAGCGGCAGGTCGGCCGCCAGGAGCTCGGCGAATACCGACACGAAGATCAGCGACGCGAGGAACACCAGCGCCGCGAACGCCGCTGGCTTGCGGCGCAGCTGGTCGAGGCACGCCGCACCGAGCTCGCGCGCGGGCAGCACGTATGCCGGACGCGTCGTGGAGCGACACGCGCTCGCGGGTGCCGGCGGTCGTCATGCAGCCCTCCCGCGGCGGCGGAGCAGCTCACGGACGCGAGGATCGATGATGCCGGCCGCCAGATCGCTGGCGATGAGACCCACGGAGCAAATAACCGCGCTTAGCATCGTGACGGCCACGAGCCACGCGTGGTCGCTCGCTTCGACGGCGCGCACCGACTCGAAGCCGAGGCCTCGAAGGCCGAAGACTTCTTCAACGACGAACGCCGCTCCGAAGAGTTGGGGCAAGAGCACGCCGGCCAGCGACAAGGTCGGCGCGATGGCGTTGGGCAACACGTGGAGGAAGAGCAGGCGAAGGCCCCCGGCGCCGCGCGCGCGCGCCGCTCGCACGTATTCGAGACTCAAGACCTCGAGGAGCGCGGCCCGCTGGTAGCGGGCCGTGAGCGCCGTGACGGGAGCGGCGAGCGCGAGCACTGGCAAGACGAGCCTTCCCGAGGTCTTGGGGGCAAAGTTCGAGAGGAGCTGCGCGAGCCAGAAGGTCGGCGCCGAGTAGAGAACGAAGAGGCCGATGGCGAGGCCGTGGTCGATGGTGCGTCCCCGTTGCGTGGCCGACACCAGCGCGACGGGAACGGCCAGCGCCAGCGCCAGCGCCAGTGCCATCGCAGCGAGGCCCACCGTGATCGGTGAGCGCGTGATGAGCTTCTCGAGGATCGGCTTTCCGTCACGGACGCTGAGCCCAAGCGGCCCGTCAGCGTCTTGCCGAGCCAGCGGCCGTAGCGCGTCTCGGTGATCGTGGCGGCGACGCGCGACGCGCCCTCGAGCGGCTCGAAATAGGTGTGACTCTCGAACCAGAAGCTTCTCCCCACTCGTTCGCGATGTCGCGTGCGGTCGTGCGGGCGGTCTCCTCGTCGGGAAGCGCGCCTTCGGACGGCCCGCCGCGCGAGCGAGCTGATTGACGACGAGGCGCTGCTCCGCGGTCGTTGTCGCCGTGCGCAGCGCGGCCACGAGCAGCGGCACCACGAAGGTGTCGAGCTCCACGAGATCATGCTCGCGCGCGGGCGTGGGCTCGCGAAGGTAGCGATCGACGACGCGCGCGCGCGGCGGGCTCGCGAAAGTCGAGGCTCCGCTCCTCCCAAAGCGGGTCCAGAAGGTCGCCGCGCGCGCCGGATCGCGGAGCACCTCGGCCTCCCCGAGCCCCATCCTCCGGCCGCCGGCGCGAGCGCCACGGCGACGAGCCCGCGTTCGTCGGGCCTCAGGTTGTCGAGCTTTGGCAAGATGTAGGGGAAGGCCGCGCCGCCCAACTTTCCGAGCTCGTAGGCCGCGAGCGGCGCCTCCGCATCCTTGGCGATCACGTGCTTGACGGCCGCGTCGGCGCGCGAACGGACGTCGTCGGGCGTGACGTCAAAAAATCGCGGCAGGTCCGCGGAGCGCGCTCGGCGGTTCTCCGTAAACGCGTCGTAGGCCGCCGGATCGCTCGCGAGGAGCGCCATGCGCGCCGCGAGCGTGCCTGGCCCGACGTCGGGAATGAGCGTCGAGATAAGGAACACGACCAGGCTGATCCCGATGAGCGCCGGATGGCCCAGAGTATTCGCCGGAGCGCGTAGCGAAGCACGGCCCGCGATTATGGGCTCGAACGCCCGCCACGGGCACGAAAAGCACGGCGCGCGACACCGGGAGCGCCGCTTGCGGGGGTTCTTGCGATCGGCGCCGCGAAAGCGAAGGTGGCAGACGATGAGCCTACCCACTGATCTCCTGGCCAAGGCCCGCGCGTGGGCCGATGCCGATCCCGACGTTGAAAGCCGCGCCGAGCTCGAAGCGCTGATCGCGGAGGCCAACGAGGCAGAGCTCGCCGACCGCTTCGCCATGCGGCTCGGAGTTCGGCACGGCAGGCCCTTCGCGGCGTCATCGGCGCCGGCCCGAATCGCATGAACCGCGCCGTGGTCATCATGACGTCCTACGGCCTCGGCCAGTGGCTCAAGGCGCGCATGACGCCGGAGGCGCTCGCGAACGGCGTCGTCGTGGGCCACGACGCGCGCCGCATGAGCCGCGCCTTTGCCGAAGACACAGCGGCGGTGCTCGCGGCGATGGGCATCCGAGCGCACCTCTTCGACACCTGCCAACCGACGCCGCTCGTAGCCTTCGCCGCGGCCGAGTTCGGCGCCGCCGCCGCCGTCGTCGTCACGGCCAGCCACAACCCGCCCGAATACAACGGCTACAAGCTCTACGGTCCCACGGCGTCCCAGATCGTGTCGCCCATCGATCAAGAGGTCGAGTCGCTCATCGAGAAGGCGCCCGCACCGAACGCCATCGCGCGGATGGACCTCGGCGAGGCGCGCCGTCTAGGCCTCGTTCGCAACGTGCCCAGCGCCGTCGAACGCGCGTACCTCGACAGGGTTCGTGAGCTCGCTCCCGGGACGTCCCCCCGGGACTTCTCCATCGTCTACACGCCGCTCCACGGCGTCGGCGGCGCGCTCACCACGAAGGCCCTCGCGGAAGCGGGCTTCGCGCGGGTCTTTCCCGTCGCCGAGCAGATGACGCCGGATGGCCGCTTCCCGACCGTCGCGTTCCCCAACCCCGAGGAGAAAGGCGCCATGGACCTGGCCCTCGCCCTCGCGAAACAGGAGAGCGCCGAGCTTGTCCTCGCCAACGACCCCGACGCCGACCGGCTCGCGGTGGCGGTGCGTGGGGGAGATGGCGAATACGTGCAGCTTACCGGTAATCAGGTGGGCGTCCTGCTCGGGCACCACCTGCTCACCCGGGCCAAGGCGGCGGGCCTTCCCATGGGCGCGCAGCTCGTCATCACGACGGTGGTGTCGACGCCGATGTTGTCCGTGATGGCGGCGCGCTTCGGCGCCCGTTACGACGAGACGTTGACGGGCTTCAAGTGGATCGCGGCGCGGGCGCTGGCGCTCGCTGCGTCGGACCAAACGCGCTTCGTCTTCGGCTTTGAGGAAGCCCTTGGGTACACGGTCGGTACCCTCGTGCGAGACAAGGACGGTGTCGCGGCGGCGACGGTCTTCGCCGACATGGTGGCCGAGCTTCGCGCACACGGGCGCTCCGTTTTGGACCAACTCGACGCGCTCGCCCGGGAATACGGGCTGTTTGCGAGCGAGCAGGTCAACGTCACGAAGAAGGGCGCCGATGGCGCCGCGGCCATCAAGGCCATCATGACCGGCCTGCGGAAGAAGGCACCCTCGCGACTCGGGCCCTTCGGGGTGACCGCGCTCCGCGACTACGAGGCGAAGACGCGCACCGACCAGAGCTCTGGCACCGTGACGCCCCTCACGCTGCCGGCCTCCAACGTCCTCACCTTCGAGCTCGAAGGTGGAAGTCGCGTCATTGCGCGCCCCAGCGGCACGAAGCCGAAGATCAAGTTCTACTTCGATGTCTGCGAAGCGGTCCGCCCCGGTGAGGCCATCGACGCGGCGCGAAGCCGCGCCAAGGCGACGCTCACGGCCGTGCGCGACGACTTCATCCGCGCCGTCTCGTAGCTCAGGAGCGGCTCAGGCGCGCTAGTCAGCGCTCCACCGCAGCCACGCGTCCTTCGTCCAATCGCCAGTCCCGTCGCGCACGGCGCCGGCGTAGGCGGCCGTCGCTTCGAAGAACGCGTCGGCGGGCGGCGCATCCCCGGTGAGCTGCGTCGGCGGCGCAAAGCTCGGACCGGTCGGGGGAGAAGCACGCGAAGCCCGGATCAGTCTCGACGTTCTTGCGCGCCGCGTCGGAGAAGAACGTCCGTTCGTTGAAGCCCTGATCGTCGTCGAAGAGCGGACTCTGGGGATCGGTCGAGTTCTCGTCGGTGGCGACGTTGTCCGCGGTGTTGCCGTTGAAGACGGAGCTCTTGAGCTCGAAGGGCGCGCCTTGGGCACCCATGACGTCCATGCCCACGGCAAAGCCGCGCACGATCACGTTCGAGAGAGCCGGCGCGGCGTTGTTGCGCAACATGAGCCCGCGGCCCTGATTCGCCTGATCGGCGCCGCAGAGGGTGACGTTCGACGCGACGAGCTTCGCGTTGTCGACGAGGAGCCCGTGGTGGCCGCCTCCTTGCGTCGGGGTACGCTGTCCCACGAGAAACTGCGCTCGCCCTTGGTAGCCGGCGTTGAGCTCGAACATCTCGTCGGCCGGGTATTGGCAGACAAGGTGCTTGAGGTCGACGCGGCCGCCGTTGATGGTGAAGCAGTTATCGGTGGTCTTTCGCACCTGGACGCCGTCCACCAGGGTGCCGCTGCCGACGCCAAGGAGCGAGAGGCCC
Above is a window of Myxococcales bacterium DNA encoding:
- a CDS encoding DNA adenine methylase, producing MKSIVKWAGGKSRLLPELLKNVPKSIDTYVEPFAGGAALFFELARRTRDKDGAGQFRHARLADRNAELVTCYRAVRDSVEDVVEALQPYRYDRGALLRDARPRPQGDERRRPGGAALVPQPDLLTGSGASTRRGSSTCPLVATRTPPSWMRSTCVRRRSFSRASRFSCGFPRRRPA
- a CDS encoding ABC transporter permease subunit → MVRAEMLSVVSRDYVTAARALGASPLRILTLHVAPNVKGPVLVAVTFALRVRGARGSVALVLRRRPRGHAVLGRDAQRREPHRRLAVALDPSRRALVLVPRFHQRGGGSAARPARSEARLGSAAEVRARRVDAVKCRPRRRSPPRSRYPTRQQTR
- a CDS encoding ABC transporter permease is translated as MGLGEAEVLRDPARAATFWTRFGRSGASTFASPPRARVVDRYLREPTPAREHDLVELDTFVVPLLVAALRTATTTAEQRLVVNQLARAAGRPKARFPTRRPPARPHATSRTSGEKLLVRESHLFRAARGRVARRRHDHRDALRPLARQDADGPLGLSVRDGKPILEKLITRSPITVGLAAMALALALALAVPVALVSATQRGRTIDHGLAIGLFVLYSAPTFWLAQLLSNFAPKTSGRLVLPVLALAAPVTALTARYQRAALLEVLSLEYVRAARARGAGGLRLLFLHVLPNAIAPTLSLAGVLLPQLFGAAFVVEEVFGLRGLGFESVRAVEASDHAWLVAVTMLSAVICSVGLIASDLAAGIIDPRVRELLRRRGRAA